The Comamonas sp. GB3 AK4-5 genome includes a region encoding these proteins:
- a CDS encoding LacI family DNA-binding transcriptional regulator, with the protein MTTSRKRGPTIRDVAKAAEVSTATVSKFMSGTQRFSAEVEARVAKAVQQLGWSLNPMARSMTTGRTGNVGMVVQDIRNPHFTSMVKGAARAAAAAQLNLMVADAEETQAPELAVLQALARRVDGLIVSARLPRPILEALFAAGTPVVLYGGPSPAPDQHSISCDNEQAGRMLGLHLRERGFRKISYLGFSVAPWSEVRWCGLQHAFEGQDAVFTAFDAASPTTEEGERLASQVLLSGALPDAVVAFNDLMALGLLAEARALGVRVPEQVALAGFDNTAYGRLQHPSLTSVDMQSEQMGEQAMQRLAEVIAGAPVSSHSILSSRLVVRESTTRRLQDF; encoded by the coding sequence ATGACGACCTCCCGCAAGCGCGGCCCCACGATCCGCGATGTGGCCAAGGCCGCAGAAGTTTCCACGGCCACTGTCTCCAAATTCATGAGTGGCACGCAGCGCTTCAGCGCTGAAGTGGAAGCGCGGGTTGCCAAGGCCGTGCAGCAGTTGGGCTGGTCGCTCAATCCCATGGCGCGCAGCATGACCACGGGGCGGACGGGCAATGTCGGCATGGTGGTGCAGGACATCCGCAACCCGCATTTCACCAGCATGGTCAAAGGTGCGGCGCGGGCAGCCGCCGCAGCCCAGCTCAATTTGATGGTGGCCGATGCCGAAGAAACCCAGGCGCCCGAGCTGGCCGTGCTGCAAGCCCTGGCGCGCAGGGTGGATGGTTTGATCGTCAGCGCACGGCTGCCCCGCCCGATTTTGGAAGCGCTTTTTGCTGCAGGCACGCCCGTGGTTTTGTATGGTGGGCCCTCGCCGGCGCCCGACCAGCACAGCATCAGCTGCGACAACGAGCAGGCAGGCCGTATGCTGGGCCTGCATCTGCGTGAGCGCGGCTTTCGCAAGATCAGCTATCTGGGTTTTTCCGTCGCACCGTGGAGCGAAGTCCGCTGGTGCGGACTGCAGCATGCGTTTGAAGGGCAGGACGCCGTGTTCACGGCGTTTGATGCCGCATCACCCACCACCGAAGAGGGCGAGCGACTGGCATCGCAGGTGCTGCTGTCGGGTGCGCTGCCCGATGCCGTGGTGGCCTTCAACGATCTGATGGCGCTGGGCTTGCTGGCCGAGGCGCGCGCGTTGGGTGTGCGTGTCCCCGAGCAGGTGGCCTTGGCCGGGTTTGACAACACGGCCTATGGGCGGCTGCAGCACCCTTCGCTGACCAGCGTCGACATGCAAAGCGAGCAAATGGGCGAGCAGGCCATGCAGCGCCTGGCCGAAGTCATTGCGGGTGCGCCCGTCTCCAGCCACAGCATTTTGAGCAGCCGGCTGGTGGTGAGGGAGTCCACCACCCGGAGATTGCAAGATTTTTAA
- a CDS encoding MerR family transcriptional regulator, protein MAQRTGLTVRTLHHYDEIGLLVPSHRSEAGYRMYNRDDLARLHQIQALKQLGFGLAQIGDTLAHNGVSLEQLIVQQIAALDQQVELAARLHAQLLRPKAVMDRGETPEMAEWTTQAQETTGGDPGLLIKLGSMTRNERATQQHSGIDSTCAKPASNPVASHKTRGTLRLQQGRSSAAA, encoded by the coding sequence TTGGCCCAACGCACGGGCCTGACCGTGCGCACCCTGCACCACTACGACGAGATTGGATTGCTTGTGCCTTCGCACCGATCCGAGGCCGGCTACCGCATGTACAACCGCGACGACCTGGCACGCCTGCACCAGATCCAGGCCCTCAAACAACTGGGCTTTGGCCTGGCACAGATCGGTGACACGCTGGCCCACAACGGCGTCTCACTGGAACAGCTCATCGTGCAGCAAATTGCTGCGCTGGACCAGCAGGTGGAGCTGGCAGCACGCCTGCACGCCCAGCTGCTGCGCCCGAAAGCGGTGATGGACCGTGGCGAGACACCGGAGATGGCCGAATGGACCACGCAGGCCCAGGAAACCACGGGTGGCGACCCCGGCCTGCTGATCAAGCTGGGCAGCATGACCCGCAATGAAAGGGCCACGCAGCAGCACAGTGGTATCGACAGCACCTGCGCCAAGCCAGCCTCCAACCCGGTGGCTTCGCACAAGACACGCGGCACCCTCCGACTCCAGCAGGGACGGTCTTCTGCAGCAGCTTGA
- a CDS encoding glycoside hydrolase family 2 TIM barrel-domain containing protein, with translation MALRCQVKHTVLAVALVMALLPATAATGSIPRNAPVTVEAVRGVSTLAAGWKFIQDDALTDAQALASDAAAWSAVTLPHTWNAIDAAKIEQTTPASVGYKRGLGWYRLEIDVPVSGALASAATRWLQFDGASLVTDVWLNGEKLGQHKGGFTRFRYDVSSKLRPGQRNVLLVKADNRQAQSNDSPTAIAPLAGDFNVSGGLYRDVLLLSTPSRTHIALDDFGSSGVFAQTQAIQDGKATVSVRTKLKNGLDTRTPLTVRAALLEADAKTVKHTSVQTVELEAGAQVDVEQALAVPQAHLWQGLADPYLYKLVVEVRDASGVVLDKVVQDFGIRQMVFDKQKGFVLNGKPVLLRGVSMHQDFLHKGWAISRAETDRSIALIKEIGANTVRLPHYPHSQYTLEQADKLGLVAISEIPFVNSASVVAAGVPCTVDPETTGFAANARAQLQEMIRQHFNHASIGLWSLGNEVTLDSRKCGQTDANNNLKDLMLSLQGLAKAENPARSTTLAAEGAVVNLSHIPDAYGVNRYFLWYGGTTDPELLGKFLDELHAETSDKPVGLTEYGAGAALTHYTDNPLGGRICSWAPSAERICYQPEGYASYVHEKSYAAIAARPFLYGTYAWNMFDFGSGRRHEGDVGYTNTKGLVTFDRQVRKDPFFFYKAHWSKEAVTHITDRRYTDRAYPVADVKVYSNAQSVTLKHNGVMVGRMEAKQCPTKVCTFKAQTLSEGRNEFVAEGRHGAQLQTDTVVWHVSPEAMRHRFIAAGQLASGLVSNDPLLGSHKFGSDHFFEGGKPSNFTLTRSIKGLGFATMPETGLVWDAYRHGPSFSYDIPLANGDYAVTLGFFEPTVKEAGKRVFNVMANGAQVIAGMDVFARAGAVNTATSASFKVAVKDGHLQLGFHGVAGDAIVSNISVVKQ, from the coding sequence GTGGCTCTTCGTTGTCAAGTCAAACACACGGTGCTTGCCGTGGCGCTGGTGATGGCCTTGTTGCCGGCCACCGCCGCCACGGGCAGCATCCCCCGTAATGCACCGGTGACCGTGGAGGCTGTGCGTGGCGTGAGCACGCTGGCAGCGGGATGGAAGTTCATCCAGGACGATGCACTGACGGATGCACAAGCGCTGGCCAGTGATGCGGCGGCTTGGAGCGCGGTCACGCTACCCCACACCTGGAATGCGATAGATGCGGCCAAGATTGAGCAAACAACGCCTGCCAGCGTGGGCTATAAGCGCGGTCTGGGCTGGTACCGATTGGAAATCGATGTCCCGGTATCCGGCGCTTTGGCCTCTGCTGCCACCCGGTGGCTACAGTTCGATGGAGCCAGTCTGGTGACGGATGTATGGCTCAACGGCGAGAAACTGGGCCAGCACAAAGGGGGCTTCACCCGGTTTCGCTACGACGTCAGCAGCAAGTTGCGCCCGGGGCAGCGCAATGTGTTGCTGGTCAAGGCGGATAACCGCCAGGCACAGAGCAACGACAGCCCCACCGCCATAGCCCCGCTGGCTGGCGACTTCAATGTGTCTGGTGGCCTGTACCGGGATGTGCTGCTACTGAGCACGCCGAGCCGCACCCATATCGCTCTGGATGACTTCGGCAGCTCCGGCGTATTTGCCCAAACCCAGGCGATACAGGATGGCAAGGCTACGGTCAGCGTGCGTACCAAGCTCAAGAACGGGCTGGATACCCGCACACCCTTGACGGTGCGCGCAGCCCTGTTGGAGGCCGATGCCAAGACCGTCAAGCACACCAGTGTGCAGACCGTGGAGCTTGAGGCTGGCGCGCAGGTGGATGTGGAGCAAGCCCTGGCCGTACCGCAGGCACATTTGTGGCAAGGGCTGGCCGATCCCTACCTCTACAAGTTGGTGGTCGAAGTGCGGGATGCCAGCGGCGTCGTGCTGGACAAGGTGGTCCAGGACTTCGGGATTCGGCAGATGGTCTTTGACAAGCAAAAAGGCTTTGTCCTGAATGGCAAGCCCGTGCTGCTGCGGGGTGTCAGCATGCACCAGGATTTTTTGCACAAGGGCTGGGCCATCAGCCGGGCGGAAACGGATCGGTCCATTGCACTTATCAAGGAGATTGGCGCCAATACTGTGCGTTTGCCGCACTACCCCCACTCGCAATACACCCTGGAGCAGGCAGACAAGCTGGGCTTGGTGGCGATATCAGAGATCCCTTTTGTCAACAGCGCCTCCGTGGTCGCTGCGGGTGTGCCCTGCACGGTGGATCCCGAAACCACAGGCTTTGCTGCCAATGCGCGTGCGCAATTGCAGGAGATGATCCGCCAGCATTTCAACCATGCGTCCATCGGCCTTTGGTCCCTGGGTAATGAGGTCACCCTGGACAGTCGAAAATGTGGGCAGACAGATGCCAACAACAATTTGAAGGACTTGATGCTTTCGCTGCAGGGGCTCGCCAAAGCAGAGAATCCGGCACGTTCCACAACGCTGGCGGCGGAAGGTGCCGTGGTCAATCTCAGCCACATTCCAGACGCCTACGGGGTCAACCGCTATTTCCTTTGGTATGGCGGGACGACGGATCCGGAGCTGCTGGGCAAGTTCCTGGACGAGCTGCATGCAGAGACCTCGGACAAGCCCGTAGGGCTCACCGAGTACGGTGCTGGCGCGGCGCTGACCCATTACACAGACAACCCCTTGGGTGGCCGTATCTGCTCTTGGGCACCGTCGGCCGAGCGAATTTGCTACCAGCCTGAAGGCTATGCCAGCTACGTGCACGAGAAGAGCTATGCGGCGATTGCGGCACGGCCTTTCTTGTATGGCACTTATGCGTGGAATATGTTTGATTTCGGCTCCGGCAGACGCCATGAGGGAGATGTGGGCTACACCAATACCAAGGGGCTGGTCACCTTTGACCGGCAAGTCAGGAAGGACCCGTTCTTCTTCTACAAGGCGCATTGGTCCAAGGAGGCTGTGACCCACATCACGGACCGACGCTACACCGATCGCGCCTATCCGGTGGCCGATGTGAAGGTCTATTCCAACGCCCAGTCGGTGACGCTCAAGCACAACGGCGTCATGGTGGGACGCATGGAGGCGAAGCAATGCCCGACCAAGGTCTGCACTTTCAAGGCGCAGACTTTGTCGGAGGGGCGCAACGAATTCGTGGCCGAAGGCCGGCATGGTGCCCAGCTGCAGACCGACACCGTGGTGTGGCATGTGTCGCCTGAGGCCATGCGCCACCGCTTCATCGCCGCAGGCCAGCTGGCCTCGGGTTTGGTCTCGAACGATCCGCTGCTGGGCAGTCACAAGTTCGGCTCCGACCATTTCTTTGAAGGAGGCAAGCCTAGCAACTTCACATTGACCCGCAGCATCAAAGGCCTGGGCTTTGCGACCATGCCGGAGACCGGACTGGTCTGGGATGCCTACCGCCATGGGCCCTCGTTTAGCTACGACATTCCGCTGGCCAACGGTGACTATGCCGTCACGCTGGGCTTTTTTGAGCCTACGGTCAAAGAGGCTGGAAAGCGGGTGTTCAACGTGATGGCCAACGGGGCGCAGGTGATTGCCGGTATGGACGTCTTTGCCCGCGCTGGCGCCGTCAATACGGCCACCTCGGCCAGTTTCAAGGTGGCGGTGAAGGACGGCCATTTGCAGCTGGGTTTCCACGGTGTGGCCGGCGACGCCATCGTCTCCAACATCTCGGTGGTCAAGCAGTAG
- a CDS encoding class I adenylate-forming enzyme family protein: MYPIDFFWRAAARWPQRVAIDAPEGCITYQELAERVCATAAGLVALDAMPQSRVGICAGNSADHIVVLLAVLACGKVWVPLNPKSTQPEIRRVTDAIDASIVVVDAAYAHLVTERTAQRVLIGDSAQEGTTLAQLMATHAGALAPVFSLPDDATQAIKFTGGTTGAPKGVMQPYRAWMTNIVNQIHAWGFDEHDRYVMAAPITHGTSTYVLPILAQGGCHLIMEGVGATAVHRTFKERGGTVCFMPPTLVYMLMALEGASRADFPQLKRLIYGGAPMPPEKIREVRAFFGPVLGTTYGQTEAPQILTVMRPEDFEDERNWAAVGRKTWYSDVAVMSPQGDILPVGEVGEVVARGPLVMSGYWKLPEKTAETLVDGWLHTGDRGMFDARGYLYLKDRLKDMVITGGFNVYPVEVENALGKHPAVHECAVFGIPDDKWGECVQAAVQLRPQQQVSEADLIAFVREQLGPVQTPKRIHFHQDLPRSPVGKVLKTAVRELAIQSN, translated from the coding sequence ATGTACCCGATAGATTTCTTCTGGCGCGCAGCTGCGCGCTGGCCGCAGCGTGTGGCGATCGATGCGCCCGAGGGTTGCATCACTTACCAGGAACTCGCCGAGCGCGTGTGTGCCACGGCGGCAGGCCTGGTGGCGCTGGATGCCATGCCGCAGTCGCGCGTGGGCATCTGCGCGGGCAACAGCGCAGACCACATCGTGGTGCTGCTGGCCGTACTGGCTTGCGGCAAGGTCTGGGTGCCGCTCAACCCCAAGAGCACGCAGCCCGAGATTCGCCGCGTGACGGATGCCATCGACGCCAGCATTGTGGTGGTCGATGCGGCCTATGCCCACCTGGTGACGGAGCGCACGGCGCAGCGCGTGTTGATTGGTGACAGTGCGCAAGAGGGCACGACGCTGGCGCAGCTGATGGCCACGCACGCTGGTGCGTTGGCGCCGGTGTTTTCGCTGCCCGACGACGCCACGCAGGCCATCAAGTTCACGGGCGGCACCACCGGTGCGCCCAAGGGCGTGATGCAACCCTATCGGGCCTGGATGACCAACATCGTCAACCAGATCCATGCCTGGGGCTTTGATGAGCACGACCGCTATGTGATGGCTGCCCCCATCACCCACGGCACCTCGACCTATGTCCTGCCCATCCTGGCGCAAGGTGGCTGCCACCTGATCATGGAGGGCGTGGGTGCTACTGCTGTGCACCGCACTTTCAAGGAGCGCGGCGGCACGGTCTGCTTCATGCCGCCGACGCTGGTGTACATGCTGATGGCGCTGGAAGGCGCATCCCGCGCGGACTTCCCACAGCTCAAGCGCCTGATCTACGGCGGAGCGCCCATGCCCCCCGAAAAGATTCGCGAGGTGCGTGCATTCTTTGGCCCGGTGCTGGGTACCACCTACGGCCAGACGGAAGCGCCGCAGATTCTGACGGTGATGCGCCCGGAAGATTTCGAGGACGAGCGCAACTGGGCAGCCGTGGGCCGCAAGACCTGGTACAGCGATGTGGCTGTGATGTCGCCCCAGGGCGACATCCTGCCGGTCGGAGAAGTGGGCGAGGTGGTGGCCCGGGGGCCGCTGGTAATGAGCGGGTACTGGAAGCTGCCCGAGAAGACGGCCGAGACCTTGGTCGATGGCTGGCTGCACACCGGTGATCGCGGCATGTTTGATGCGCGCGGCTACCTCTACCTCAAGGACCGCCTCAAGGACATGGTGATCACCGGGGGCTTCAACGTTTATCCCGTCGAGGTCGAGAACGCGCTCGGCAAGCACCCTGCCGTGCACGAGTGCGCCGTCTTCGGTATCCCCGATGACAAATGGGGCGAGTGCGTGCAGGCCGCCGTGCAGCTGCGCCCGCAGCAGCAGGTGAGCGAGGCCGACCTCATCGCTTTTGTGCGTGAGCAACTGGGCCCGGTGCAGACCCCCAAGCGCATTCATTTTCACCAGGACCTGCCGCGCTCGCCCGTGGGCAAGGTGCTGAAGACCGCCGTGCGCGAGCTGGCCATCCAGAGCAATTGA
- a CDS encoding tripartite tricarboxylate transporter substrate binding protein: MKTEIPRRSLVMALSAACVAAALPCAVQAQEAQWPTKPVKLVVGYAAGGATDVVARLVAHKLGTELGQPIIVENRTGANSNVAAEVVSKSPADGYTLYVYVIANTINATLYKKLGYEPVKGFEHIGMIAKIPNLLVVTPQLPVKTVQDYIQFAKTSKDGITFASSGSGSSIHLSGEMFKQKTGIHMLHVPYRGSAPAITDLLGGQVQSMFDNAPSAIGHVKSGKLRAVAITSKERSPLLPDVPTVAESGIPGFEVESWFGLSAPAGTPQAIVVKANAALNKALSDASVRQRLADMGATASLSTPGEMRDLVASQVVSWRDVVKASGATVE, translated from the coding sequence ATGAAGACAGAAATTCCCCGTCGATCCCTTGTGATGGCACTGAGCGCCGCCTGCGTTGCCGCAGCACTGCCATGTGCCGTTCAGGCTCAGGAGGCGCAGTGGCCCACCAAGCCCGTGAAGCTGGTGGTGGGCTACGCGGCAGGTGGTGCCACGGATGTGGTGGCCCGCCTGGTGGCCCACAAGCTGGGCACCGAGTTGGGTCAGCCCATCATTGTGGAAAACCGCACCGGTGCGAACAGCAATGTGGCGGCCGAGGTGGTGTCCAAATCGCCGGCCGATGGCTACACGCTGTATGTCTATGTGATTGCCAACACGATCAATGCCACACTCTACAAGAAGCTGGGCTACGAGCCGGTCAAGGGCTTCGAGCACATCGGCATGATCGCCAAGATTCCGAACCTGCTGGTGGTCACTCCCCAGCTGCCGGTCAAGACCGTGCAGGACTACATCCAGTTTGCGAAGACGTCCAAGGACGGCATCACCTTTGCTTCTTCCGGCAGCGGTTCGTCGATTCACCTGTCGGGCGAGATGTTCAAGCAAAAGACCGGCATCCACATGTTGCATGTGCCGTACCGCGGCAGTGCGCCGGCCATTACCGATTTGCTGGGCGGCCAGGTGCAGTCCATGTTCGACAACGCGCCTTCGGCCATCGGCCATGTGAAGAGCGGCAAGCTGCGAGCCGTGGCCATCACCAGCAAGGAACGATCGCCGCTGTTGCCCGATGTGCCCACGGTGGCGGAGTCGGGGATTCCCGGTTTCGAGGTGGAGTCCTGGTTTGGGCTTTCTGCGCCCGCCGGCACGCCGCAGGCCATCGTCGTCAAGGCCAATGCCGCGCTGAACAAAGCGCTGTCAGATGCTTCCGTGCGCCAGCGTTTGGCGGACATGGGCGCCACTGCATCGCTGAGCACCCCAGGCGAGATGCGTGATTTGGTCGCCAGCCAGGTGGTGAGCTGGCGTGACGTGGTCAAGGCATCCGGCGCCACGGTCGAGTGA
- a CDS encoding glycoside hydrolase family 2 TIM barrel-domain containing protein: protein MPPRFQAKHTALAVVLMMAFSSAMAARSSSEPRMAPVTVEAVRGVSTLAVGWKFIQDDALTDAQALASDGATWSTVTLPHTWNALDAASTAQTSSTSVGYKRGIGWYRLEVDVPVSGALASGATRWLQFNAASLVSDVWLNGEKLGQHKGGFSGFRYDVSSKLRPGQRNVLLVKADNSEAKTNTDPTAIAPFSGDFNVSGGLYRDVQLLSTPSLVHIALDDLGSSGVFAQTQSIQGGKATVSVRTKLKNGLDTRTPLTVRTSLLEADAKTVKSTSARTLELEAGAQVDVAQALAVPQAHLWQGLADPYLYQLVVEVQDAQGKVLDKVVQGFGIRQMNFDKQKGFVLNGKPVPLRGVNMHQDFLHKGWAINKADTDQSLALIKEIGATTVRLSHYPHSTYTFEQADKMGLVVIAEIPFVNAASVASPGVSCNVDPETTGFAENAREQLRTSIRQNFNHASIGLWSIGNEVTMDPHKCGQNDASNNVQGLLRTLHALAKAEDPGRITTLASEGGSNAPAVTLSPIPDAYSVNRYFLWYGGDDPQELGRLLDKLQTQTPNKPIGITEYGAGAALTHYTDNPLGGRICASNRAAKRICYQPEGYANYVHEKSYAAIAARPFLYGTYAWNMFDFGSGTRHEGDIGGTNTKGLVTFDRLVKKDVFYYYKAQWSKEAVTHITDRRYTDRAYPVADVKVYSNGQSVTLKHNGTSVGRMDAAQCPLKVCTFKAVPLSAGRNELVAEGQHGSQRQADTVVWHVSPEAMQSRFIAAGQLASGLVSNDALLGSHKFGSDHFFAGGKPSNFTLARSIKGLGLADMPEQGLVWDAYRHGPSFSYDIPLANGDYAVTLGFFEPTAKAAGERVFNVMANGAKVVADMDIFARAGAVNTATSANFKVAVKDGRLQLGFHGVAGDAIVSNISVVRQ, encoded by the coding sequence GTGCCCCCTCGTTTTCAAGCCAAGCACACAGCGCTCGCTGTGGTGTTGATGATGGCCTTCTCATCTGCCATGGCTGCACGCAGCAGCAGCGAACCCCGCATGGCGCCAGTGACGGTGGAGGCCGTGCGCGGGGTGAGTACGCTGGCAGTGGGGTGGAAGTTCATCCAGGACGATGCACTGACGGATGCGCAGGCACTGGCCAGCGATGGCGCAACGTGGAGTACGGTCACGCTGCCCCATACCTGGAATGCGCTCGATGCGGCCAGCACGGCGCAGACCTCGTCCACCAGCGTGGGCTACAAGCGCGGCATTGGCTGGTACCGACTGGAAGTCGACGTTCCGGTCTCCGGCGCTTTGGCTTCCGGCGCCACCCGGTGGCTGCAATTCAACGCAGCCAGCCTGGTGTCGGATGTATGGCTCAACGGCGAGAAGCTGGGCCAGCACAAAGGGGGGTTTTCCGGGTTTCGCTATGACGTCAGCAGCAAGCTGCGTCCGGGCCAGCGCAATGTGCTGCTGGTCAAGGCAGACAACAGCGAGGCCAAAACCAATACCGACCCCACGGCGATTGCTCCATTCAGCGGTGACTTCAATGTGTCTGGTGGCCTGTACAGGGATGTGCAACTGCTGAGCACACCGAGCCTGGTCCACATCGCTCTGGATGACCTGGGCAGCTCCGGCGTCTTTGCACAGACCCAGTCCATACAGGGCGGCAAGGCCACGGTCAGCGTGCGCACCAAGCTCAAGAACGGGCTGGATACCCGCACACCCTTGACGGTACGGACCTCCTTGCTGGAGGCCGATGCCAAGACCGTCAAGAGCACCAGTGCGCGCACCTTGGAGCTTGAGGCAGGTGCGCAGGTGGATGTGGCGCAAGCCCTGGCCGTGCCGCAGGCCCATCTTTGGCAGGGACTGGCCGATCCCTACCTCTACCAATTGGTGGTCGAAGTGCAAGACGCCCAGGGCAAGGTTCTGGACAAGGTGGTCCAGGGCTTTGGCATTCGGCAGATGAACTTCGACAAGCAAAAAGGCTTTGTCCTGAATGGCAAGCCTGTGCCGCTGCGGGGCGTCAACATGCACCAGGACTTTTTGCACAAGGGCTGGGCCATCAACAAGGCCGACACCGATCAGTCGCTGGCCCTGATCAAGGAAATCGGCGCCACCACCGTGCGCCTGTCTCACTACCCCCACTCCACATACACCTTCGAGCAAGCCGACAAGATGGGCCTGGTGGTGATTGCAGAGATCCCTTTTGTCAATGCGGCTTCGGTCGCCTCTCCTGGGGTGTCCTGCAATGTGGACCCTGAAACCACGGGCTTTGCGGAGAATGCGCGTGAGCAGCTGAGAACCTCGATCCGCCAGAACTTCAACCATGCCTCCATCGGTCTCTGGTCCATAGGCAACGAGGTCACCATGGACCCCCACAAGTGCGGGCAGAACGATGCCAGCAACAATGTGCAGGGCCTGCTGCGGACGTTGCATGCCTTGGCCAAGGCAGAGGACCCGGGGCGCATCACCACGCTGGCGTCGGAAGGCGGCTCCAATGCACCGGCGGTGACACTCAGCCCCATTCCGGACGCCTACAGCGTCAACCGCTACTTTCTCTGGTACGGCGGGGATGATCCGCAGGAACTCGGCAGGTTGCTGGACAAGCTGCAGACGCAGACTCCCAACAAGCCCATTGGGATCACCGAGTACGGTGCTGGCGCGGCGCTGACCCATTACACGGACAACCCCTTGGGTGGCCGTATCTGTGCCAGCAACCGTGCGGCCAAGCGCATCTGCTACCAGCCTGAAGGCTATGCCAACTATGTGCACGAGAAGAGCTATGCGGCGATTGCGGCCCGTCCCTTCCTGTATGGCACTTACGCGTGGAATATGTTTGATTTCGGCTCGGGCACACGCCACGAAGGCGATATCGGCGGCACCAATACCAAGGGCTTGGTCACCTTTGACCGGCTGGTCAAAAAAGATGTCTTCTACTACTACAAGGCACAGTGGTCCAAGGAGGCTGTGACCCACATCACGGACCGTCGCTACACCGACCGGGCCTACCCGGTGGCCGATGTGAAGGTCTACTCCAACGGCCAGTCGGTGACGCTCAAGCACAACGGCACCTCCGTGGGCCGCATGGACGCGGCGCAATGCCCGCTCAAAGTCTGCACCTTCAAGGCCGTGCCATTGTCGGCTGGTCGCAACGAGCTGGTGGCCGAAGGCCAGCACGGCAGCCAGCGGCAGGCCGATACGGTGGTCTGGCATGTGTCTCCTGAAGCCATGCAAAGCCGCTTCATTGCTGCCGGCCAACTGGCTTCGGGCCTGGTCTCAAACGATGCCTTGCTGGGCAGCCACAAATTCGGCTCCGACCATTTCTTTGCGGGAGGCAAGCCCAGCAACTTCACGCTGGCCCGCAGCATCAAAGGCCTGGGTCTTGCTGACATGCCGGAGCAAGGACTGGTCTGGGATGCCTACCGCCATGGGCCTTCGTTCAGCTACGACATTCCGCTGGCCAACGGTGACTACGCCGTCACGCTGGGCTTTTTTGAACCCACGGCCAAGGCTGCTGGCGAGCGTGTATTCAACGTGATGGCCAATGGCGCCAAGGTGGTTGCCGATATGGACATCTTCGCCCGCGCTGGCGCCGTTAACACGGCCACCTCGGCCAATTTTAAGGTGGCGGTGAAGGATGGCCGTTTGCAGCTGGGTTTCCACGGCGTGGCTGGCGACGCCATCGTTTCCAACATCTCGGTGGTCCGACAGTAA
- a CDS encoding IclR family transcriptional regulator → MDKIPTDKPSAHDDSRTLRRGLQVMDAVLAGPPEGLRVTALCQAAGLERATVYRLLATLQQAGYVTQVARFHYAPGERWGPLAPSVQQRQDLAQRLAPVLSAISTACGDAAYAVVREGGLSHCIARQMGSYPVQVLEIQVGTRQPLGVGAAGLALLSALSDREAEAVIGLNTPALPLYGDMTPALLRLLVGATRERGWSTVGNHATKGVLAVGMPVYDTGREPIAGISVATIEERMPKERQKQIAQAIRKALKAAQLSAY, encoded by the coding sequence ATGGACAAAATACCCACAGACAAACCCTCTGCCCATGACGACAGCCGCACCCTGCGCCGTGGCCTACAGGTCATGGATGCGGTGCTTGCAGGCCCACCGGAAGGCCTGCGGGTCACAGCGCTGTGCCAGGCAGCCGGGCTGGAAAGGGCCACGGTCTACCGCTTGCTGGCGACGCTGCAGCAAGCGGGCTATGTGACCCAGGTGGCGCGCTTTCACTACGCCCCGGGTGAGCGCTGGGGGCCTTTGGCGCCCTCAGTCCAACAGCGGCAGGACCTGGCCCAGCGCCTGGCCCCCGTGCTGTCCGCCATCAGCACGGCCTGCGGCGATGCGGCCTATGCCGTGGTCCGTGAAGGCGGCCTGTCGCACTGCATCGCACGCCAGATGGGCAGCTATCCCGTGCAGGTGCTGGAGATCCAGGTCGGCACACGGCAACCCCTGGGGGTGGGCGCTGCGGGCCTGGCCTTGCTCTCTGCCCTGTCCGACCGCGAGGCGGAAGCAGTCATCGGCCTCAACACGCCCGCACTGCCGCTGTATGGCGACATGACGCCAGCGCTGCTGCGCCTGCTGGTCGGCGCCACCCGCGAAAGAGGCTGGTCGACCGTAGGCAACCACGCCACCAAGGGCGTACTGGCAGTGGGCATGCCGGTCTACGACACCGGTCGCGAACCGATTGCAGGCATCAGCGTGGCCACCATCGAGGAAAGAATGCCCAAGGAGCGTCAAAAGCAAATCGCCCAAGCCATCCGCAAGGCATTGAAGGCCGCACAGCTCAGTGCCTATTGA